A genomic stretch from Paraburkholderia dioscoreae includes:
- the panE gene encoding 2-dehydropantoate 2-reductase, which produces MRILVVGAGAVGGYFGGRLAAAGQDVTFLVRPGRAEKLKRDGLVISSVRGDLTLRDPQTILAGVSAEPFDLVLLSCKAYSLDDAIDSFAPFVGESTLILPMLNGMRHIEVLDEKFGSARVLGGQCVIAATLNAEQHIVHLNDSHAITFGEQTGGTSERVQAIAEAMSGANFDALVSDNILLRMWEKWVFLATLAAGTCLMRGSVGDILAAPDGKRVIENLLGEARAVAEHNGFTMGPDFDARATQTLFTPSPLTASMLRDVENHSHTEADHILGDLISRGGDAQKGEHGLSLLRIAYSHLKTYEARQTRTS; this is translated from the coding sequence ATGCGAATTCTAGTAGTAGGGGCGGGTGCCGTGGGCGGCTACTTCGGCGGACGTCTCGCGGCGGCGGGACAGGACGTGACCTTCCTCGTGCGCCCTGGCCGGGCGGAGAAACTCAAGCGCGACGGGCTCGTGATCAGCAGCGTGCGCGGCGATCTCACCTTGCGCGACCCACAAACCATTCTCGCCGGCGTGAGCGCCGAGCCGTTCGATCTGGTGCTGCTGAGTTGCAAAGCCTACAGTCTCGACGACGCCATTGACTCCTTCGCACCGTTCGTCGGCGAATCGACGCTGATTCTGCCCATGCTCAACGGCATGCGCCATATCGAGGTGCTCGACGAAAAGTTCGGCTCCGCGCGCGTGCTGGGCGGTCAATGCGTGATTGCGGCGACGCTCAACGCCGAGCAGCACATCGTGCATCTGAACGACAGCCATGCGATCACTTTCGGCGAGCAGACGGGCGGCACGTCGGAACGTGTGCAGGCTATCGCCGAGGCAATGAGCGGCGCGAATTTCGATGCGCTGGTCAGCGACAACATTTTGCTGCGCATGTGGGAGAAGTGGGTGTTCCTGGCCACATTGGCGGCCGGCACGTGCTTGATGCGCGGTTCGGTCGGCGATATTCTGGCGGCGCCGGACGGCAAACGCGTGATCGAAAATCTGCTGGGCGAGGCGCGGGCGGTGGCCGAGCACAACGGTTTCACAATGGGCCCCGACTTCGACGCACGCGCCACGCAGACGCTCTTTACGCCTTCGCCGCTCACCGCTTCGATGCTGCGCGATGTCGAAAACCACTCGCATACCGAGGCGGATCACATTCTCGGCGACCTGATTTCGCGTGGCGGCGACGCGCAAAAGGGCGAGCACGGCTTGTCGTTGCTGCGTATCGCCTATAGTCATCTGAAGACGTATGAAGCGAGGCAGACCCGCACGTCCTGA
- a CDS encoding nucleoside hydrolase — MSRHKVIYDTDPGVDDAMALVFQALHPDIELLGLTSVFGNATIETTTRNARFLAGRFAAGVPVAQGAAAPLKRAAPEPLAWIHGDNGLGNIALDTTEQAALDARPAHRFIIDTVRAHPGEVTLLAVGPLTNLALALADDPQIAPLVKQVVIMGGAFGTDGVLGNVTPAAEANILGDPDAADIVFGAAWPVAIVGLDVTQRTIMSHDYLASLRARGGAAGQFVWEVSRHYEAFHEQSAQLPGIYVHDSSAVAYVLAPHLYTTRSGPVRVLTDGIAVGQSIQKPSTMPVPAPAWDSRPDCKVCMAVEVPGMLALYENTICGTL; from the coding sequence ATGAGCAGGCATAAGGTCATCTACGACACCGACCCAGGTGTGGACGATGCAATGGCGCTCGTATTCCAGGCGCTGCATCCGGATATCGAACTGCTCGGTCTGACAAGCGTATTCGGCAATGCAACGATCGAAACGACCACACGCAACGCGCGCTTTCTCGCCGGGCGATTTGCCGCAGGCGTGCCGGTCGCACAAGGCGCGGCAGCGCCGCTCAAGCGCGCCGCGCCCGAACCGCTCGCATGGATTCACGGCGACAACGGGCTCGGCAATATCGCGTTGGATACAACGGAGCAGGCTGCACTCGACGCGCGCCCCGCGCACCGCTTCATCATCGACACGGTGCGCGCGCATCCCGGTGAAGTGACGCTGCTGGCGGTTGGGCCGCTCACGAATCTTGCTCTTGCGCTTGCCGACGATCCGCAGATCGCGCCGCTCGTCAAACAGGTAGTGATCATGGGCGGCGCATTCGGCACGGACGGCGTGCTCGGCAACGTCACGCCCGCGGCGGAGGCCAACATTCTGGGCGACCCGGATGCCGCGGACATCGTGTTCGGCGCGGCGTGGCCGGTCGCGATCGTCGGTCTGGACGTTACGCAGCGCACTATCATGAGCCACGATTATCTGGCGTCGCTGCGTGCTCGCGGCGGTGCGGCAGGTCAGTTCGTATGGGAAGTGTCGCGGCACTACGAGGCGTTTCACGAGCAGAGCGCGCAGCTTCCCGGCATCTACGTGCATGATTCGTCGGCGGTAGCCTACGTATTGGCGCCGCATCTCTATACGACGCGCAGCGGCCCGGTGCGCGTGCTGACCGACGGTATCGCGGTGGGCCAATCCATTCAGAAACCGTCGACCATGCCCGTGCCCGCGCCGGCCTGGGACAGCCGGCCCGACTGCAAGGTATGTATGGCGGTGGAGGTGCCGGGCATGCTCGCGCTCTACGAGAACACCATTTGCGGCACGCTTTGA
- a CDS encoding cytidine deaminase, with product MNMEQLLERAGAAREKAYAPYSKFKVGAALLTRDGKVFDGCNVENASYGLCNCAERTAFFSAIAAGYQRDQFAALAVIGDTEGPIAPCGACRQVIIELGGPDLPIRLGNLHGATRDTTAREQLPDAFYL from the coding sequence ATGAATATGGAACAATTGCTGGAACGCGCCGGTGCCGCGCGAGAAAAGGCCTATGCGCCGTATTCGAAGTTCAAGGTCGGTGCGGCGCTGCTGACCCGGGACGGCAAGGTGTTCGACGGCTGCAACGTCGAGAATGCGTCGTATGGTTTGTGCAATTGCGCCGAACGTACCGCGTTTTTCAGCGCTATTGCAGCGGGCTATCAGCGTGACCAGTTTGCGGCGCTCGCCGTGATCGGCGACACAGAAGGCCCGATCGCGCCGTGCGGTGCGTGCCGCCAGGTGATCATTGAACTGGGCGGGCCTGATTTGCCGATTCGCCTCGGCAATCTGCATGGCGCCACGCGCGACACTACCGCGCGTGAACAATTGCCGGACGCGTTCTATCTATGA
- a CDS encoding NupC/NupG family nucleoside CNT transporter: MALIARNILGIAVLLLVAFIFSTNRRAIRLRTVISALLAQIGIGAFILFVPVGKSILSGAASGVNHVLGYGNAGIEFLFGGLVQAKMFQVFGDGGFVFAVRVLPAIIFVTALISVLYYIGVMRWIVIVLGTLFQKVLGVSKLESFSAVTTIFLGQSEMPAVVKPFTRDMTGAELFAVMSSGMAAVAGSVLAGYAGLGVRVEYLLAASFMAVPGGLLFAKIIHPSTEPSRVHLDNLNFDEKRPANVIEAASSGATVGLKIAVMVGAMLIAFVGLIALLNGIVGGIGGWFGHPQLSMQAVLGIVFAPLAYLIGVPWSEATIAGNFLGQKVILNEFVAYASLSPYLKDAASVTAAGLQALDPRTIAILSFALCGFANFSSIAVLTGGFSAVAPERRAEVARYGLRVVLAATLSNLMSATIAGMFITLN, encoded by the coding sequence ATGGCACTGATCGCTCGAAACATTCTCGGTATTGCCGTACTTCTGCTTGTCGCTTTCATCTTTTCGACCAACCGGCGTGCGATCCGTTTACGGACTGTAATTAGCGCATTACTGGCGCAGATCGGTATCGGCGCGTTCATTCTTTTCGTGCCGGTCGGCAAGTCGATTCTTTCGGGCGCGGCCTCCGGGGTGAATCATGTACTCGGCTACGGCAATGCGGGCATCGAGTTCCTGTTCGGCGGCCTCGTGCAAGCGAAGATGTTCCAGGTTTTCGGCGACGGCGGTTTCGTGTTCGCCGTGCGCGTGCTGCCGGCCATCATCTTCGTTACCGCACTGATCTCCGTGCTGTACTACATCGGCGTGATGCGCTGGATCGTGATCGTGCTCGGCACGTTGTTCCAGAAAGTGCTCGGCGTGTCGAAGCTCGAATCGTTTTCCGCGGTCACCACGATCTTTCTGGGTCAGAGCGAAATGCCCGCCGTGGTCAAACCGTTTACGCGCGACATGACCGGCGCCGAGCTGTTCGCGGTGATGTCGAGCGGCATGGCGGCCGTCGCCGGGTCGGTTCTGGCGGGGTATGCGGGTCTTGGCGTGCGAGTCGAGTATCTGCTCGCGGCCTCGTTCATGGCGGTGCCGGGCGGCTTGCTGTTCGCGAAGATCATTCACCCGTCCACGGAACCGAGCCGGGTTCATCTCGACAACCTCAACTTCGACGAGAAGCGCCCTGCCAATGTGATCGAGGCGGCGAGTTCCGGTGCGACCGTGGGCCTGAAAATCGCGGTGATGGTCGGTGCGATGCTGATCGCGTTCGTTGGGCTGATTGCGCTGCTCAACGGGATCGTGGGCGGCATTGGCGGCTGGTTCGGCCATCCGCAACTGTCCATGCAAGCGGTGCTCGGCATCGTGTTCGCGCCGCTCGCGTATCTGATCGGCGTGCCGTGGAGCGAGGCGACGATTGCCGGCAATTTCCTCGGGCAGAAGGTCATTCTCAACGAGTTCGTCGCCTATGCGTCGCTGTCGCCGTATCTGAAAGACGCCGCGAGCGTGACCGCGGCCGGTCTGCAGGCGCTCGATCCGCGTACCATTGCTATCCTGTCGTTTGCGCTGTGCGGCTTTGCGAATTTTTCGTCGATTGCGGTGCTGACGGGCGGCTTTAGCGCCGTCGCGCCGGAGCGCCGCGCCGAAGTCGCGCGTTACGGCCTGCGTGTCGTGCTCGCCGCGACGCTCTCGAACCTGATGAGCGCCACGATTGCGGGCATGTTCATTACGCTGAATTGA
- a CDS encoding thiolase family protein — protein sequence MTNQREVVICNPVRTPIGAFGGALKEVPATELGAIAVRETLHRSGLDAAALGSVVMGNVIQAGNRMNPARQASIGGGVPVSVPALTVNRVCGSGAQAIASAAQEILLGLGDAAVAGGMENMDRAPYLLDGGRWGYRMGNAQIHDSLLRDGLNDAFSGEHSGWHTEDLVAQFDITREAQDRWAARSQQRFSEAQARGDFDAELVAVETAGRKGPQHFTRDEQPRPDTTVETLAKLRPAFRPDGTITAGNAPGLNSGAAAMLVAERGFAEARGIEPFARLVSYGVAAVEPGMFGLGPVPAVEMALARAGWQLHDVQRFEINEAFAAVPIAVARRFGIADELINVQGGAIAHGHPIGATGAVLTTRLLHSMRRDGLKRGIVTLCIGGGQGIALALEML from the coding sequence ATGACGAATCAGCGAGAAGTAGTGATCTGCAATCCGGTGAGAACGCCGATCGGCGCATTCGGCGGGGCGCTGAAAGAGGTGCCCGCCACCGAACTCGGCGCGATCGCCGTGCGCGAGACGTTGCATCGCAGCGGGCTCGACGCGGCCGCGCTGGGCTCGGTCGTGATGGGCAACGTGATTCAGGCCGGCAACAGGATGAATCCGGCGCGCCAGGCGTCGATCGGCGGCGGCGTGCCGGTGAGCGTGCCGGCGTTGACTGTCAATCGCGTGTGCGGCTCGGGTGCTCAGGCAATCGCCTCGGCGGCGCAGGAGATCCTGCTCGGTCTCGGCGATGCGGCCGTGGCCGGCGGCATGGAGAACATGGACCGCGCGCCGTATCTGCTCGACGGCGGCCGTTGGGGCTACCGCATGGGCAACGCGCAGATCCACGACAGCCTGCTGCGCGATGGTCTGAACGATGCGTTTTCGGGCGAGCACTCCGGCTGGCACACTGAAGACCTCGTCGCGCAATTCGACATTACGCGCGAAGCCCAGGACCGCTGGGCGGCGCGTTCGCAACAGCGATTCAGCGAGGCACAGGCGCGCGGCGATTTCGACGCCGAACTGGTCGCCGTGGAAACCGCGGGACGCAAAGGTCCGCAGCATTTCACGCGCGATGAACAACCGCGGCCCGACACCACGGTGGAAACGCTGGCGAAACTGCGTCCGGCATTTCGCCCGGATGGCACGATTACCGCGGGCAACGCGCCCGGATTGAACAGCGGCGCGGCCGCGATGCTGGTGGCGGAGCGCGGTTTCGCGGAAGCACGCGGCATCGAGCCGTTCGCGCGGCTCGTGTCTTACGGCGTCGCCGCGGTCGAACCGGGCATGTTCGGCCTTGGTCCTGTGCCGGCCGTGGAGATGGCGTTGGCGCGAGCGGGTTGGCAATTGCACGACGTCCAGCGCTTCGAGATCAATGAAGCGTTTGCCGCCGTGCCGATCGCGGTCGCGCGCAGATTCGGCATTGCGGACGAATTGATCAACGTGCAAGGCGGCGCGATTGCACATGGCCATCCGATCGGCGCGACCGGTGCCGTGCTGACCACGCGCCTGCTCCATTCCATGCGGCGCGATGGTCTCAAACGCGGCATTGTTACGCTGTGCATCGGCGGCGGCCAGGGGATTGCGCTGGCGTTGGAAATGCTCTGA
- a CDS encoding efflux transporter outer membrane subunit, which yields MKPILLKVLASAAMLTLAACAVQPATHADLPQTVKTVAPAAWNVDAPQDSVSADAWWARFGDPVMHQLVESVLTGNLDVQAAVERVKQAQDLATQNRAALLPELNASATASDSRQNAPPPLGYVRQAGFGVTASWTPDVFGGERLAVLAAQAQVSGRQTALNQVRLALAANTAAAYIDLRWAQSQLQILNDNEQIRARALKLTQARLHYGLSTQLDVARAQNQLEDLQAQIPRVQSAVQHQLSLIAVYSGRTPESVDSLLLANARDIPVPAQSVPQMLPSKALLQRPDVRTAYATVEQRAAEVGVSKAQRYPQFRLNLADGLLASSYLGLPTLTDNLFSAALNATSPIFNAGRITANIDASESRMRESQLGLQQTMLQALKEIEDNRSDLVSGAVQVQRLGGALDASDHALRLSTELYKGGASSFLDVLAAQEAYLRDAESLNQAKREHALSAVALYRSLGGGWDVPDAVTAVSANN from the coding sequence ATGAAACCGATCCTTCTCAAAGTACTGGCGAGCGCCGCCATGCTGACGCTCGCGGCGTGCGCGGTGCAGCCGGCAACGCACGCGGATTTGCCGCAGACGGTGAAGACCGTCGCGCCCGCTGCGTGGAATGTCGATGCGCCGCAAGACAGCGTGAGCGCGGATGCGTGGTGGGCGCGATTCGGCGACCCCGTCATGCATCAACTGGTCGAATCCGTGTTGACCGGCAATCTCGACGTGCAGGCGGCCGTGGAACGCGTCAAGCAGGCGCAGGATCTGGCGACGCAAAACCGTGCGGCCCTGCTGCCCGAGTTGAATGCAAGCGCGACCGCGTCCGACTCGCGTCAGAACGCGCCGCCGCCACTCGGTTATGTGCGTCAGGCCGGTTTCGGCGTAACCGCCAGCTGGACGCCCGACGTGTTCGGCGGCGAGCGTCTTGCGGTGCTCGCGGCGCAGGCGCAGGTATCGGGACGTCAGACGGCTTTGAATCAGGTGCGCCTCGCACTCGCGGCGAATACCGCGGCGGCGTATATCGATCTGCGCTGGGCGCAATCGCAGTTGCAGATTCTGAACGACAACGAGCAGATTCGCGCACGCGCGCTGAAGCTCACACAGGCGCGTCTGCATTACGGGCTGTCGACGCAACTGGACGTTGCCCGCGCGCAGAACCAGCTGGAAGATTTGCAGGCGCAGATTCCGCGTGTGCAATCGGCGGTGCAGCATCAATTGAGTTTGATTGCGGTGTATTCGGGGCGCACGCCGGAAAGCGTGGACAGTTTGCTGCTTGCCAATGCCCGCGATATTCCGGTGCCCGCGCAAAGCGTGCCGCAGATGCTGCCTTCTAAAGCGCTCCTGCAGCGCCCCGACGTACGCACCGCATACGCAACGGTCGAACAGCGCGCGGCGGAAGTGGGCGTGTCGAAAGCGCAGCGCTATCCGCAGTTCAGGCTCAATCTCGCAGACGGTTTGCTGGCCTCGTCCTACCTCGGTCTGCCGACGCTGACCGACAACCTCTTTAGCGCCGCCTTGAACGCGACGAGTCCGATTTTCAACGCGGGCCGTATCACCGCGAATATCGATGCGAGCGAAAGCCGCATGCGCGAATCGCAACTCGGTCTGCAGCAAACCATGCTGCAAGCGCTCAAGGAAATCGAGGACAACCGCAGCGATCTGGTGAGCGGCGCAGTGCAGGTCCAACGGCTTGGCGGCGCGCTGGATGCGTCGGACCACGCGCTGCGTCTTTCGACCGAGCTGTACAAGGGCGGTGCGTCGAGTTTCCTGGATGTGCTTGCGGCGCAGGAAGCCTATCTGCGCGACGCCGAGTCGTTGAACCAGGCCAAACGCGAGCATGCGCTTTCGGCGGTTGCGTTGTACCGCTCGCTCGGCGGCGGCTGGGATGTGCCTGACGCGGTCACGGCGGTATCGGCGAACAACTGA